TGGCATCCCATGACCAAGGGTATTTCAGAGGTGGAAAGAATGGAGAACCTCTGGGATCCTATTtccattaagaagaaaaaaaaaaaaagctgaggggAGAGGCTGCTTGTGTGTTTGCAAATTCACGGGAAAAAATGTTAGGAGAATATTCCTCAAACttttcacagtgtaaacaaaaagGATTTGGGGAGTGGAATAGGGGAATGAAGGAGAGCATTCACATTAAATAgatctgaattatttatttttaaagataatttaatgcTTTTGTAattgtagaagaaaacaaaaactgtggATTCTTCAGAAGAGGAGGGCAGCTCCTGCCAGCAGACCCCTACAACCCAGGCAGTCCTCCCCAGTGACTGCTATGGTGATGAACCAGGCAGAGCAAgggcttgagaaccactgggccACCCATCAAGGAACTCAGGAAGGAACCATGCACAATTTGACTCTATTCCTGCTTTACCAGTCCCCTCAAGGCCACTTGTGTGACCTTTCTGTCCTGTGGACCTCTTTCCCAACCCCACAACAAGCAGTGGGCAGCGAAGCACTGAGGACACCCACACCCCACTTTCCCCATATCCTAGACTATTTCCTTTAAACGGGATTTTTCAAAAGGTTAGGACCCCTGGTTAGATCCCTTCTCACCCTCATCCTTGTCCCTAATGCCTCCAATACTAACCTAGATGCCAACCCAAGGACCTGCCCCTGCTCCCTGCCCATCATTTCCAGACATCGGCCTACTCTTTCCTGGCCATCTCCCCTTCCCTGGAAACCCTGTGTTCcctcaaagagaaaaaatgtgaCTGGGGCTTTCTTGAGACCACACCCTCTGTTTCCAGGCTTTGACAGATAATTTGCCATCAATTACACAGGTTTTTAAGTGACCCCATAAACCAATATGGAGCTTTGAAGCTGTTCTTTCCATCCTACACACTTTAAGCCCCACCCACACAGTTGGCATTTAATACTTATCTTAACCAAAAACAGCAGCACACAGCATTCATCCACTAAGTACACAGCAGTTGTCAAGAGCACAGGTTTCAGGAGTCAGACAGACTTGAATTTGAATCTGCCTCTGGTGATTACCAGTTATATGACTGTGGACAAATGTTTTCCTATATAAAAGAAGACTACCTCCCACACAAGGACTCATGAGATAATTTAGGTAAACTTCACCAGGTGCCACTCACGTCAACAAGTTGTGGTTATTCTTATGTGCTCTGTGCTAAATGCTGGAGATATATGCAGAAATTACTAACACAGGCAAGAAAAGAACCTATTAATGCCTGGTAAAAACAGGTACTcaaatttgtatgaaaccaccAATTCAGGGATGCATACAGGGTGACTGCTCACAGAAACCGGGAGTCCTACAACAGGCTGGCCAGGGAGGCACTGTAGGACAGAACCAAATCAGCCCCCCTTTCCTGCCTAGCAACTGACACCTGAAAAGTCTGACCTGACCTTGAGATGGAGCAGAgaccctctttttttctttcttttttttttttttttttttttttgaggcagagttgttgcccaggctggagtgcgatggcgcaatctcagctcactgcaacctctgcctctggggttcaagtgattctcttgcctcagtctcctgagtagctgggactacaggcatgcaccactgcgccccgctaattttgtatttttagtagagacagggtttctccatgttggtcaggctggtctcaaactcctgacctcgggtgatccacttgccttggcctcccaaagtgctgggattacaggcgtgagccacggtgcccagcctcagAGACCCCTCCTAGGAGCCTGCTGGGTTCTGCCCATCACTTGAAAAgcatgagaataaagaaaaatgtgagcCCATTCgagggaaattccaggcacctagctagccCTGCAGCCAGGAATTGgggaagtaaataaataaataacccgcTAAGCAAGAAAgtaatgtaatcccagcactttgggaggccgaggcgggcggatcacagtcaggagatcgagtacagtgaaaccccgtctctactaaaaatacaaaaaattagccggcgcactgaggcaggagaatggcgggaacccgggaggcggagcttgcagtgagccgagattagcttcctcaaaaaaaaaaaaaaaaataaataaataaataaataacccgcTAAGCAAGAAAGAATACTAAAGATAACACagaatttttgaaactttttttgttttgttttgttttttggtgtgtgtggttttttttttttttttttttttttttttttttttgagacaaggtcttactctcttgcccagcctggagtgcagtggcaccatctcggctcacggcaacctccgcctcccgggttcaagcaattctcctgcctcagcctccctagtagctgggactacaggggcctgtcaccacaaccggctaattttgtacttttagtagagacggggtttcaccatgttggccacgctggtcttgaactcctgacctcaggtgatccacccgcctcagcctcccaaagtgctgggattacaggcatgagccaccatgcccagcctaaagatAATATCTTGACATATATCCTTGAGTTGTTTTTCAGGAGCCAGGACCCCCACCAATGTCACCACGTGACAATCCCAGCACGTAGACTTCAGACAGACTGGAACCAGAAAATGGATAAGGAAGTTCCAGAAATTCCTCAGCCTCTAACTCACTTTGAAACCTCCCCACTCCTGCCTTAAAAACTCTTGCTTATAAGCCATCAGAGAGTTTGAGCCTTAGCTGTCCATTCTCCTCGCCTGGTGCTCTACAATAAACGCCTTACTTTCTCTGGCTGCAAATCTCACTGTCAGTGTTAGGCTTTGCAAACACTGGGCAAGTGGACCCAGGCTGGGTTTGACAACAACCTCAAAGAAGGCTGAACCCCGGGTGTGTGGAGTGTGGAAGCCGAGTGCTGTCTTAGCTGCTGGGAACCACCTCCCCTCCCAGAGGCTCCTTCGTCTGTCCAGCCTCTGAAGGGCTACTGGAGGCAGAGTCCAGGTATAACCAAAGTCTGTTAACACCCAGCACCCCTCAAAAGAGCTCATAGCGCTCGCTGGAGTTTCATAAAGGCCCAGGTGGTGAGAAAGATTCGGCGTCACTGGGCCCACCTAGGAGGGCAAGTGACCAAGAACATAAATCTTGGGACCAAGCTGAGAGCATTCCACGCACCACAGTTCTCCGGAGCCTCGGCCCACCACCCAGAGAATTAGCCCAACTGCCTGGGTATGCTCAGGGAAGAACTGAGGCCGGGTGCCAGAGCTCAACAAGCTGGGCATGTGGCCTGTGGCCAGAGCCCCACCCACAGTActcctccacccaccctggccttctAGGGAGGAGAGCATGCTGCTCCTCCTGACATGTCGCAGCTCCCCAGGAAAAAGGAATACTCCCCAGACACTAGTTCTAAAACCAAATCTTTATTCTCTAGTTTGAAAAGGGGGGATAAATGGTTGTTCTGTTTAGTTCCAGAGAACAGAACAAGGCCCAATAGGTAGAAATTATAGGAAAGCAGAATTCATTCATTATAAGGAAGGATTTCTAACAATTAGAATCATCCAGGGCCTCAGGAGGTGGGGAAGTTCCTGTCACCTAAGTGCTCAAGCAGAGGCCAGGTGTCCATATGCTAGAAATGGTGAAAAGGAAACTCGCCGGTAACTTCCCCTCAGCTGGCCCTCCGTCACCAATGGGGCCGTCCTTGCCATGACATGCTGAGCTCTGGAAGGAGCAAAGGAGGGGCTGCGGTGTTCAGAGCCTGGACACAGTGCTGCTGACAGCCAGGGGAGGCTCTCAGTGCTGGGAAGGGCGACAGATAAAGCGAGACAGACCAAGGAGTAAACGCCCTGGAGGTCTGCTCTTTGGGAAGGAAGAGGATGGAAGTGCTAACAGCAGATGGGTCTCTCCAAGTCTGGGAGCCTATGCAGGGGGCAggtgggaggggaaaggagaggttAGAATGGCTCGGCTTCACCTCTTGCTGCTGGCAAAGGCCCAAGTGCTGTCTAACAAGGCCAGCAGGTTCTCCAAGCTGTATCTAGCCCAGAGCATTCATTTACAGGACTGTACCTCGCCTACTTCCAAAAATGATCTGAAGTAACTTACAGTAAAAGACAGGGACATTAAGGCGTTAACACCAGAGGATGGAAGGTTTTCCTTTCCACTGGTGGCTCCTCTAGCCAGAGGGCTCTAAGGGGCAGATGCTATTGCTACTTTTCCAGGGCACAGGGCAGTCAGGATGGAACCTCAGCACACACCAGCTGGAGGCTGGCGTCCCTGCACTTGGAAGTGGGTTCCCTAGCCACCGGGGTTGACCTCTCTCGCTAACAGGGCCCACCCAGATCACTCCCCGCGTCTTCTGTCCCCTCTGGGATTCCCATTGTCCCCTACTCCAGCACCAGACAGGCACGCCCAGGCCACTGCGACTCCCACCACGAAGGACCCCAGCCCTCTCTCAGCCAACACCGCCCCGCCCACCGTCTCAGACATCGTGCTTCTTCTGGTGGGCCAGGAGTCTCTCCTCGTCATCGAAGGTCTGGCCACAGATGGCACAGCAGAAGGCGCCGTCCCGGATGTGGCTCTTGCGGTGAGTGATGAGGTTGGACTTCTGGCTGAAGCTGCGGTCGCAGTCGGGGCAGGCGTAGGGCCGCTCGCCCGTGTGGATGCGCCGGTGCGATACCAGGTTGGACTTCTGGCTGAAGGCTTTGCCGCAGTCGGGGCAGACGTAGGGCTTCTCGCCGGTGTGGATGCGCCGGTGCGCCGCCAGGTAGGGCTTGTGGCGGAAGGCCTTGCCGCAGTCGGGACATACGAAGGGCCGGTCGGGGGCGTGGTCGCGCCGGTGCGCAGCCAGATGGCTACCCTGGGAGAAGCGGCGGCCGCACTCCTCGCAGGCGAAGGGCCGCTCGCCGGAGTGCACGCGCGAGTGCGCCACCAGGTGCGTCTTCTTGCCGAAGTTCTTCCCGCACTCGGCGCAGGTGAAGGGCCGCTCCCCGGTGTGCTGCCGCTGGTGGGCCCGCAGGAAGCGCTCCAGCCGGAAGCTCCTGCCGCAGTCCTCGCAGCAGTAGAGGGAGGGGGGCGCTTCGGCCCGGTCCTGCGGGGGCTCTGGCGGGGCCCCCGGCGGCGGCTCCTGGGCCGGTTTCAGCGGTGCCGCCGGGGTGGGCTCGGCCGCGGACTCCTGGGGGCCGGCTGGCGGCTGGGGGCTCCCCGGGCCGGGGATGGCTTGGGCCGACCCCTCGGATCGCTTGTGAATCTTGCTGTGAGACAGCAGGTTGGGTTTGTGCCGGAAGCGGCGGCCGCACTCTTTGCACGGGTAGGGCTTCTCGCCAGTGTGGATGCGCCGGTGGGAAGTCAGGTAGGGCTTATTGGTGAAGCGCTTCCCGCACTCGGGGCACTGGTGAGGTCGCTCGCCCGTGTGCACGCGGCGGTGGGCGATCAAGTTGGGCTTGTGCCGGAAGCGCTTGCCACAGCAGGCACACTGGAAGGGGCGGTCGACGGCATCCCCACCGGGCCGGGGGGCGGTCACCGCGGGGCGGCCCCTGGGCCGGGGCCCCAGAGCCTTGGCTGCGGCCTCCTCCAGGGCCTCGGCTACGTGCACCCGCTTGTGGGCAACTAGCTGGTCCCA
Above is a genomic segment from Macaca thibetana thibetana isolate TM-01 chromosome 3, ASM2454274v1, whole genome shotgun sequence containing:
- the REPIN1 gene encoding replication initiator 1 isoform X1, translating into MGVGVSLLLQFSLTPGGYRSVGRSRRCSRGSIPRNIPKRSWKKPHPQLCSLQAEEEPMLERRCRGPLAMGPAQARLLSGPSQESPQTLEKEPRRLRQQGTSVAQSGAQAPGRAHRCAHCRRHFSGWVALWLHARRCQARLPLPCPECGSRFRHAPFLALHRQVHAAATPDLGFACHLCGQSFRGWVALVLHLRAHSAAKRPVACPKCERRFWRRKQLRAHLRRCHPPAPEARPFICGNCGRSFAQWDQLVAHKRVHVAEALEEAAAKALGPRPRGRPAVTAPRPGGDAVDRPFQCACCGKRFRHKPNLIAHRRVHTGERPHQCPECGKRFTNKPYLTSHRRIHTGEKPYPCKECGRRFRHKPNLLSHSKIHKRSEGSAQAIPGPGSPQPPAGPQESAAEPTPAAPLKPAQEPPPGAPPEPPQDRAEAPPSLYCCEDCGRSFRLERFLRAHQRQHTGERPFTCAECGKNFGKKTHLVAHSRVHSGERPFACEECGRRFSQGSHLAAHRRDHAPDRPFVCPDCGKAFRHKPYLAAHRRIHTGEKPYVCPDCGKAFSQKSNLVSHRRIHTGERPYACPDCDRSFSQKSNLITHRKSHIRDGAFCCAICGQTFDDEERLLAHQKKHDV
- the REPIN1 gene encoding replication initiator 1 isoform X2; this encodes MGVGVSLLLQFSLTPGGYRSVGRSRRCSRGSIPRNIPKRSWKKPHPQLCSLQEEEPMLERRCRGPLAMGPAQARLLSGPSQESPQTLEKEPRRLRQQGTSVAQSGAQAPGRAHRCAHCRRHFSGWVALWLHARRCQARLPLPCPECGSRFRHAPFLALHRQVHAAATPDLGFACHLCGQSFRGWVALVLHLRAHSAAKRPVACPKCERRFWRRKQLRAHLRRCHPPAPEARPFICGNCGRSFAQWDQLVAHKRVHVAEALEEAAAKALGPRPRGRPAVTAPRPGGDAVDRPFQCACCGKRFRHKPNLIAHRRVHTGERPHQCPECGKRFTNKPYLTSHRRIHTGEKPYPCKECGRRFRHKPNLLSHSKIHKRSEGSAQAIPGPGSPQPPAGPQESAAEPTPAAPLKPAQEPPPGAPPEPPQDRAEAPPSLYCCEDCGRSFRLERFLRAHQRQHTGERPFTCAECGKNFGKKTHLVAHSRVHSGERPFACEECGRRFSQGSHLAAHRRDHAPDRPFVCPDCGKAFRHKPYLAAHRRIHTGEKPYVCPDCGKAFSQKSNLVSHRRIHTGERPYACPDCDRSFSQKSNLITHRKSHIRDGAFCCAICGQTFDDEERLLAHQKKHDV
- the REPIN1 gene encoding replication initiator 1 isoform X3, translating into MLERRCRGPLAMGPAQARLLSGPSQESPQTLEKEPRRLRQQGTSVAQSGAQAPGRAHRCAHCRRHFSGWVALWLHARRCQARLPLPCPECGSRFRHAPFLALHRQVHAAATPDLGFACHLCGQSFRGWVALVLHLRAHSAAKRPVACPKCERRFWRRKQLRAHLRRCHPPAPEARPFICGNCGRSFAQWDQLVAHKRVHVAEALEEAAAKALGPRPRGRPAVTAPRPGGDAVDRPFQCACCGKRFRHKPNLIAHRRVHTGERPHQCPECGKRFTNKPYLTSHRRIHTGEKPYPCKECGRRFRHKPNLLSHSKIHKRSEGSAQAIPGPGSPQPPAGPQESAAEPTPAAPLKPAQEPPPGAPPEPPQDRAEAPPSLYCCEDCGRSFRLERFLRAHQRQHTGERPFTCAECGKNFGKKTHLVAHSRVHSGERPFACEECGRRFSQGSHLAAHRRDHAPDRPFVCPDCGKAFRHKPYLAAHRRIHTGEKPYVCPDCGKAFSQKSNLVSHRRIHTGERPYACPDCDRSFSQKSNLITHRKSHIRDGAFCCAICGQTFDDEERLLAHQKKHDV